In Trichoderma atroviride chromosome 2, complete sequence, one DNA window encodes the following:
- a CDS encoding uncharacterized protein (EggNog:ENOG41~SECRETED:SignalP(1-16)~TransMembrane:2 (n4-11c16/17o205-233i306-325o)), producing MRSLIALLAAAALVSAGPFPRDDQSDLGYAFLFQRDGCDGTPCGSDSQYCCDSTELCTTLSGNVATCLGGYGAYTSTWTETRTFTTTYFTHWAPVPTPTAGVNCVPQDSQQAACGPICCAGWQTCAFQGQCSAKPGYAEPTPVVIVTDGHTTTQFSAPYRVTGTTTITSVQTGTNTGASATATGDGEAIGAGSKTTNGNGLSPGAIAGIVIGTLVGVALLLLLCFCCIARGLWAAIFGKRRSNDSSVREEEIIEERYSKGGSRAASASAYSRRDRHGGWFGGSSRPATSTVVTDRREKRKSSSGGCWKWLGIGAVAATLFTLLNLKKDKRPNSRKSPSRYSNSYYSYSDYTQSNTASSSTGQQRSRSRRSRSSRGGRSQSQRYAKRP from the exons ATGCGCTCCCTcattgcgctgctggccgcggcggccCTCGTGTCTGCCGGCCCATTCCCCAGAGACGACCAGAGCGACCTGGGCTACgcctttctcttccagcgCGATGGCTGCGACGGCACGCCCTGCGGCTCCGACAGCCAGTACTGCTGCGACAGCACCGAGCTCTGCACCACGCTGAGCGGAAACGTCGCCACATGCCTGGGCGGCTACGGCGCATACACGAGCACCTGGACCGAGACGAGGACCTTCACCACCACCTACTTCACTCACTGGGCGCCCGTGCCCACGCCCACCGCCGGCGTCAATTGCGTGCCGCAGGACTCCCAGCAGGCGGCCTGCGGGCCCATTTGCTGCGCCGGATGGCAGACGTGCGCCTTCCAGGGCCAGTGCTCGGCCAAGCCTGGCTACGCCGAGCCGACGcccgtcgtcatcgtcaccgACGGCCACACCACGACGCAGTTCTCTGCTCCCTACCGAGTCACCGGAACCACGACCATTACTAGTGTTCAGACGGGCACTAACACGGGGGCCTCTGCCACGGCCACCGGCGACGGAgaggccattggcgccggCAGCAAGACcaccaacggcaacggcCTCAGCCCCGGTGCCATTGCCGGCATTGTGATTGGAACGCTGGTCGGCgtggccctgctgctgcttctctgcttctgctgcatcGCGCGCGGCCTCTGGGCTGCCATCTTCGGCAAGCGACGCTCCAACGACAGCAGCGTCCGCGAGGAGGAAATCATCGAGGAGCGCTACTCCAAGGGCGGCAGCCGtgcagcctctgcctcggcCTACTCTCGCCGCGATCGCCACGGCGGCTGgtttggcggcagcagccgtcCGGCCACGTCGACCGTCGTCACGGATCGTCGTGAGAagcggaagagcagcagcggagGTTGCTGGAAGTGGCTTGGAATTGGAGCCGTGGCTGCGACTCTCTTTACGCTGCTTAACCTCAAGAAGGATAAGCGGCCAAACTCTCGCAAGTCGCCCTCGCGGTACAGCAATTCTTACTACAGCTATTCCGACTATACCCAGAGCAACA ctgccagctccagcaccggtCAGCAAAGATCgcgcagccgccgcagcagatCTAGTCGGGGCGGACGATCACAATCACAGCGATACGCCAAGCGGCCATAG
- a CDS encoding 60S ribosomal protein uL6 gives MRYIHSQEILEIPEGVKVSIKTRIVTVEGPRGKLTKNLGHLAVNFGHPKKNTISIEIHHGNRKNVATLRTVRSIIENLITGVTKGFKYKMRYVYAHFPINVNLDKNKESGLFEVEIRNFIGEKIVRRVTMHEGVDVEISKAQKDELILSGNSLENVSQSAADIQQICRVRNKDIRKFLDGLYVSEKGNVVEEN, from the exons TCAAGGTCAGCATCAAGACCCGTATCGTCACTGTCGAGGGTCCCCGAG GCAAGCTCACCAAGAACCTCGGTCACTTGGCTGTCAACTTCGGTCACCCCAAGAAGaacaccatctccatcgagATCCACCACGGCAACCGTAAAAATGTTGCCACCCTCCGCACCGTCCGCTCCATCATCGAGAACCTGATCACCGGTGTCACCAAGGGCTTCAAGTACAAGATGCGATACGTCTATGCCCATTTCCCCATCAACGTCAACCTGGACAAGAACAAGGAGTCTGGCCTGTTCGAGGTCGAGATCCGAAACTTCATTGGCGAGAAGATTGTCCGACGAGTTACCATGCACGAGGGTGTCGATGTCGAGATCTCCAAGGCCCAGAAGGATGAGCTCATCCTGAGCGGCAACTCACTCGAGAACGTCTCCCAGAGCGCCGCAGATATCCAGCAGATCTGCCGGGTGCGCAACAAGGATATCAGAAAG TTCTTGGACGGTCTGTACGTCTCCGAGAAGGGCAACGTCGTGGAGGAGAACTAA